In Rhodopirellula bahusiensis, the following proteins share a genomic window:
- a CDS encoding SMP-30/gluconolactonase/LRE family protein produces MTFAIHRRVQSRRARSFLPLLAGARFLSGASARISFILFLLPAMVTLAQESYPVHPDTVAKEGVPRGVVTAHRFTDSTVYPGTERDYFVYVPAQYDESSPAALMVMQDGAKYVREKGEYRLHHVFDNLIHRGEMPVTIAVCVNPGVVPGGEGAQDRFNRSFEYDTVSDRYASFLIDELIPEVRKSYAITDDPNLRALGGSSSGAIAAFGVAWHRSDQFRRVFSTVGTYVGLRGGNEYPTLVRKHEPKPLRVFLQDGSNDLNIYGGSWWHANQTMLASLQWAGYQVKNVWGEGGHNGKHGAAIFPDAMKWLWKDFDRPIETNVSEHPEIKDRLIEGESWKLVSEGHKYTEGPAVAPSGDVSYIDGPRGEIWKIAAGTNKATKFVDDLPGVSALMYDAAGRLYCARNKALTVTRIDPDGRRTDLCSGVSCNDLVVLEHGIYFTGPTEQAVWYLPIDADGKPRGDGKPIQAGKGPKKPNGLIVTPDRRFLMVVDAEGRYVWSYKIDAATGKLLYGQPYSYVHTPQDDMIGGADGVTMTKDGSLLVATKLGIQIIDPPGRVHLILSRPSLSGKLSNCVLAGENMSTLYVTCGSKVFSRATKLDGIAPWQPAVQPPKPRL; encoded by the coding sequence ATGACATTCGCAATTCACCGCCGCGTCCAATCACGACGAGCCAGATCCTTCCTCCCACTCCTCGCCGGAGCCAGATTCCTCTCAGGAGCCAGTGCACGAATCTCGTTCATCTTGTTCCTGCTGCCCGCGATGGTAACGTTGGCCCAAGAGAGCTATCCAGTTCACCCCGACACCGTGGCGAAGGAAGGCGTTCCCCGAGGAGTGGTGACGGCCCATCGATTCACCGACAGCACGGTCTATCCAGGCACCGAACGCGACTACTTCGTTTACGTGCCCGCCCAATACGACGAGTCCTCCCCGGCCGCGTTGATGGTCATGCAGGACGGTGCCAAGTACGTCCGCGAAAAGGGCGAGTATCGATTGCACCATGTCTTCGACAACCTGATCCATCGCGGCGAAATGCCGGTCACGATTGCCGTCTGCGTGAACCCCGGTGTCGTTCCCGGTGGCGAGGGGGCTCAGGATCGTTTCAATCGCAGCTTTGAATACGACACCGTGAGCGATCGCTACGCTTCGTTCCTTATCGATGAGTTGATCCCCGAAGTCCGCAAATCCTATGCGATCACCGACGATCCCAACCTGCGAGCCCTCGGTGGCAGCAGCAGTGGCGCGATCGCGGCGTTCGGTGTGGCCTGGCACCGGAGTGATCAGTTCCGCCGAGTCTTCAGCACCGTTGGCACCTATGTTGGGCTGCGAGGCGGAAACGAATACCCAACCCTGGTTCGCAAACACGAACCCAAACCGCTGCGAGTATTTTTGCAAGACGGCAGCAATGACTTGAACATCTACGGCGGCAGTTGGTGGCATGCCAACCAAACGATGTTGGCATCGCTGCAGTGGGCCGGCTATCAAGTCAAAAACGTCTGGGGTGAAGGTGGCCACAACGGCAAACACGGCGCAGCGATCTTTCCCGATGCAATGAAATGGCTGTGGAAAGATTTCGATCGTCCCATCGAAACCAACGTTTCAGAACATCCTGAAATCAAAGACCGCTTGATCGAAGGCGAATCGTGGAAACTGGTCAGTGAAGGCCACAAGTACACCGAGGGCCCCGCCGTCGCGCCCAGCGGCGACGTGTCCTACATCGATGGACCACGAGGCGAAATCTGGAAGATCGCCGCCGGCACGAACAAGGCGACCAAGTTTGTTGACGACCTGCCGGGCGTTAGCGCGTTGATGTACGACGCGGCCGGCCGTCTTTACTGCGCACGGAACAAAGCCCTGACCGTGACGCGAATCGACCCCGATGGCCGACGCACTGATCTGTGCTCGGGCGTTTCCTGCAACGACTTGGTTGTGCTGGAACATGGCATCTACTTCACCGGTCCCACCGAACAAGCCGTCTGGTACTTGCCGATCGATGCCGACGGCAAACCCCGAGGTGACGGCAAGCCAATCCAAGCCGGCAAAGGACCCAAGAAACCAAACGGATTGATCGTCACGCCTGACCGACGATTCTTGATGGTCGTCGATGCAGAAGGCCGCTACGTGTGGTCCTACAAAATCGACGCCGCGACGGGAAAACTCTTGTACGGCCAGCCCTACAGTTACGTCCACACGCCGCAAGACGACATGATCGGCGGGGCCGACGGAGTCACGATGACAAAGGATGGATCACTCTTGGTCGCCACCAAGCTGGGCATTCAAATCATCGACCCGCCCGGCCGAGTCCATCTGATCCTTTCGCGCCCCAGTTTGTCGGGCAAGCTCTCCAACTGCGTTCTGGCCGGTGAGAACATGTCCACGCTGTACGTCACCTGCGGCAGCAAAGTGTTTTCAAGAGCGACCAAGCTCGACGGCATCGCCCCCTGGCAACCGGCGGTCCAACCGCCCAAACCACGACTGTAG
- a CDS encoding anti-sigma factor, protein MSFASEDLIDGYLDESLSQEQFQQLNQWIKSDPLNAQRFASAMLLHDRLRNDFTTKEFTTNEFIAEHSMTGQSTAGQSTVNDPGPEQADERPNVVAPTSHSRNVWGQSAIALATTACLVLISVALLWNGLGTTSASAAVMELNRIIAANRQSLDRTFLISVEESAAQKDLRRDSPEYRRPPKPSLNNAILDVRGSDQFVLKREVEPGVFFVTGSNGTTSWAVRPDGPVRLSNDLTRFNRDLPGHERSLPINNIEDGLDALYTAYELKLLPVEGQTNEVHEQDVEADTATSRRMVAFKRRGYLGPERVEILYTASSGQIREMRFVDMPYGRNIVTLKMTLMEEQTFAADHFDHESHHDPKRIVEFE, encoded by the coding sequence ATGAGCTTTGCCAGCGAAGATTTGATTGATGGCTACTTGGACGAATCGCTGTCGCAGGAACAATTTCAGCAACTGAATCAGTGGATCAAGTCCGACCCGCTGAACGCTCAGCGGTTTGCCTCGGCGATGTTGCTGCATGATCGGCTTCGCAATGACTTCACGACGAAGGAATTCACGACGAACGAGTTCATAGCTGAGCATTCCATGACCGGGCAATCGACAGCCGGGCAATCCACGGTCAATGATCCAGGGCCCGAGCAAGCAGACGAGCGGCCCAACGTGGTCGCTCCGACCAGTCACTCTAGAAACGTTTGGGGGCAATCCGCGATAGCGTTGGCGACGACCGCGTGCTTGGTGTTGATCAGCGTCGCTCTGCTTTGGAATGGCTTGGGGACCACTTCGGCATCCGCAGCGGTGATGGAACTCAACCGCATCATCGCGGCCAACCGCCAGTCATTGGATCGGACGTTCTTGATTTCCGTGGAAGAGAGCGCGGCTCAAAAAGATCTAAGACGCGATTCGCCGGAGTATCGACGCCCGCCGAAGCCTTCTTTGAACAACGCGATCTTGGATGTTCGAGGTTCGGATCAGTTCGTGTTGAAGCGGGAAGTGGAGCCAGGTGTCTTCTTCGTCACCGGCAGCAACGGCACGACCAGTTGGGCGGTTCGTCCGGACGGACCGGTTCGCCTGAGCAACGACCTGACGCGATTCAATCGAGACTTGCCCGGGCACGAACGATCGCTACCGATCAACAACATCGAAGACGGTTTGGACGCCTTGTACACCGCCTATGAGTTGAAATTGTTGCCGGTGGAAGGCCAAACAAACGAGGTCCACGAACAGGACGTCGAAGCTGACACGGCGACCAGTCGGCGGATGGTGGCCTTTAAAAGGCGAGGTTACTTGGGTCCGGAACGAGTTGAAATTCTTTACACCGCATCCAGTGGCCAGATTCGTGAGATGCGATTTGTCGACATGCCCTACGGACGGAACATCGTCACGCTGAAGATGACTTTGATGGAGGAACAGACGTTTGCTGCGGACCATTTTGATCATGAATCCCATCACGACCCGAAACGCATTGTGGAGTTTGAATAG
- a CDS encoding sigma-70 family RNA polymerase sigma factor, whose amino-acid sequence MDETARQATRQWTLAQPAVSAFVTSMVRDFRDRDDVLQEVAVAVIESYDSYDPELPFVPWAIGVARNQVSLYMRNRRKDLLVFDDDAIACLAIAIPTVAQQESAKLDFVTECLGGLENRARHLFELRYQKDMKPAAIAERVDMSANSVAKALQRIRDRVRTCVERKSLEAMS is encoded by the coding sequence ATGGACGAAACCGCACGACAGGCAACTCGGCAATGGACACTGGCACAGCCCGCTGTTTCGGCGTTTGTGACGTCGATGGTTCGTGATTTCCGTGATCGCGATGATGTGCTGCAGGAAGTCGCCGTCGCTGTGATCGAGTCGTATGACTCCTATGATCCCGAGCTTCCGTTCGTGCCCTGGGCGATCGGTGTCGCTCGCAATCAGGTGAGTTTGTACATGCGAAACCGACGGAAAGACCTGTTGGTGTTCGACGACGATGCGATCGCTTGTCTGGCGATCGCGATTCCAACCGTGGCTCAGCAAGAATCAGCGAAACTGGATTTTGTTACGGAATGCCTGGGCGGTTTGGAGAACCGTGCTCGTCACCTGTTCGAGTTGCGATATCAGAAAGACATGAAGCCCGCGGCCATTGCCGAACGAGTGGACATGTCAGCGAATTCCGTCGCCAAGGCACTCCAACGAATTCGAGATCGCGTGAGAACATGTGTTGAACGCAAGAGTCTGGAGGCGATGTCATGA